One region of Rhodophyticola sp. CCM32 genomic DNA includes:
- a CDS encoding ATP-binding protein — MHHSFDLPPQLDEVDKAVQALRALVEPVLEPEQASCFEVAVSEALTNIVVHGYEGIQGGKTVSVQLDTDGQVLRLTIIDHGTPGPADLFETGPSLDEIDFMEESGRGLALIRHHADAVAYTPSVDGNRLILTFCFPVP; from the coding sequence ATGCATCACAGCTTCGATCTGCCACCTCAACTCGACGAAGTTGACAAGGCGGTGCAAGCACTGCGCGCGTTGGTCGAGCCCGTTCTCGAACCGGAACAGGCGTCATGCTTTGAAGTTGCCGTGTCAGAGGCGCTCACGAATATCGTTGTGCATGGGTATGAAGGCATACAGGGCGGTAAAACTGTGTCTGTCCAGTTAGACACAGACGGGCAGGTCTTGCGCCTGACGATTATTGATCACGGCACCCCCGGCCCTGCCGATCTTTTTGAAACGGGCCCGTCTCTCGACGAGATTGATTTCATGGAAGAAAGCGGTCGCGGTTTGGCCTTGATCCGGCACCATGCGGATGCGGTCGCCTACACGCCTTCAGTGGATGGCAATCGCCTGATTCTAACGTTTTGCTTCCCCGTTCCGTAA
- a CDS encoding acyltransferase, translated as MAASKPRLVWFDANRVCAALGVVLIHSTADFNGGAFPDASVADRAIPVFLRSIAEFSGSEMFFLFSLFLMAMRIDRGRPTYGAAIASQAQRLLVPFAFWTVFYAFFRLLKAGTFNYAPQYLEQLTDWQTWIGYFVLGKSQYHMHFLPTLFLLFLFYPVMRLALRYPILGLTLFATLGAMEHAQGYLWSLPINGDLLDYLIRAIKVMGYVGYGFAAFALYSLWKDGIPRGESRLIQRGALYFAAMAYVATLPFFGAALFSGGWGVRADWSYFGHFLMPVFMFCLFLGGQHFTWSPRWSELAKYSFGVYLLHPILIDLYDIALAQSGAASGMSPTAIVILRYVIVLPATFGVTVAISRIRLLAWTIGLGPAPWTWGKSSRSAAN; from the coding sequence TTGGCCGCCTCCAAACCACGTCTCGTCTGGTTTGACGCCAACCGTGTCTGCGCAGCACTTGGCGTCGTCCTGATCCACTCAACCGCCGACTTCAACGGCGGGGCGTTTCCTGACGCATCTGTTGCGGATCGCGCCATCCCGGTATTTCTTCGCTCAATCGCGGAGTTCTCCGGCTCCGAGATGTTCTTTCTTTTCTCGCTTTTCCTGATGGCAATGCGCATCGACCGCGGCCGCCCGACCTATGGCGCGGCCATCGCCTCGCAAGCCCAGCGCCTTCTGGTGCCCTTTGCGTTCTGGACGGTTTTCTACGCCTTCTTCCGACTGCTGAAGGCGGGCACATTCAACTATGCGCCCCAGTATCTGGAACAGCTGACAGACTGGCAGACATGGATCGGCTATTTCGTGCTTGGGAAATCACAATATCACATGCACTTCCTGCCAACCCTGTTTCTGCTTTTCCTGTTTTATCCGGTCATGCGCCTGGCGCTGCGCTATCCGATCCTTGGGCTGACCCTTTTCGCGACCCTGGGCGCGATGGAACATGCGCAGGGCTATTTATGGTCCCTGCCAATCAACGGCGATCTGCTTGATTACCTGATCCGCGCGATCAAGGTCATGGGATATGTCGGCTACGGCTTTGCCGCCTTCGCACTTTACAGCCTGTGGAAAGACGGTATCCCGCGCGGTGAATCCCGCCTGATCCAGCGAGGTGCGCTTTATTTTGCAGCGATGGCCTATGTCGCCACACTTCCCTTTTTCGGGGCGGCTCTTTTCTCTGGCGGCTGGGGTGTGCGCGCGGATTGGAGCTATTTCGGTCATTTTCTGATGCCGGTATTCATGTTCTGCCTGTTCCTTGGCGGACAGCATTTCACCTGGTCGCCGCGCTGGTCGGAATTGGCGAAATATTCCTTCGGGGTCTATCTTCTGCATCCGATTTTGATTGATCTCTACGACATCGCGCTTGCACAATCGGGGGCGGCCTCGGGCATGTCGCCCACCGCCATTGTCATATTGCGCTATGTGATCGTTTTGCCCGCCACGTTCGGCGTGACAGTCGCGATCAGCCGG
- a CDS encoding PP2C family protein-serine/threonine phosphatase, with translation MKVIIADDDDLQRAILSAALTRIGHSPIEASDGAQAFDLLCEHNASILVCDLNMPGMDGNALTQKVRATIRDRYVHIIMVTGHDQKSVRHHALQLGVDEFMGKPIEAATLNARISTTERLVQHEELIQEKNRILEEAQRIIEQDLKAAAQAQQRLLPAPRINGPHCSFFSAFVPSSYVSGDMFATFQLPDGRTGFYAMDVSGHGVSAALLSVAIGHLVTTEYFARHSIDDDGTPDPARLAKTLNDRFFHDDSEDYFTFFCAILDHETQMLHFCQAGYPSPMVVSPGGTIHEIGDGGYPVALLPDVDFISSRVALAVDETLVLFSDGATEAEDAHSVAFGQERLSQVIEAARARDVTSIPDAIVSALRAWRGQRSLDDDLTVLVCQRRLPE, from the coding sequence ATGAAAGTCATCATTGCCGACGACGACGACCTGCAGCGCGCGATCCTGTCGGCGGCGTTGACACGGATCGGGCATAGCCCGATTGAGGCCAGCGACGGCGCTCAGGCGTTTGATCTGCTGTGTGAACACAACGCGTCCATTCTGGTCTGCGATCTCAACATGCCGGGCATGGATGGAAATGCACTGACACAAAAGGTGCGGGCAACGATCCGTGACCGGTATGTGCATATCATCATGGTCACCGGTCACGACCAGAAATCCGTGCGCCACCACGCGCTGCAACTGGGCGTTGATGAATTCATGGGCAAACCCATCGAAGCGGCAACCCTGAACGCGCGTATTTCAACGACAGAGCGGCTGGTGCAGCACGAAGAGCTTATTCAGGAAAAGAACCGCATTCTGGAAGAGGCCCAGCGCATTATCGAGCAGGATCTGAAAGCCGCCGCGCAGGCCCAACAGCGTTTGCTGCCCGCGCCACGCATAAATGGGCCGCATTGCAGCTTTTTTTCAGCTTTCGTGCCGTCATCCTACGTCTCGGGTGATATGTTTGCGACCTTTCAACTGCCAGACGGGCGGACCGGCTTTTACGCAATGGACGTATCCGGGCACGGCGTTTCCGCAGCGCTTTTATCCGTCGCAATCGGGCATCTGGTGACAACGGAATACTTTGCGCGCCACAGCATCGATGATGACGGCACGCCCGATCCCGCACGTCTTGCCAAAACGCTGAATGATCGTTTCTTTCACGACGACAGCGAAGATTACTTTACCTTTTTCTGCGCCATCCTGGATCATGAAACGCAAATGCTGCATTTCTGCCAGGCGGGCTACCCGTCGCCGATGGTCGTGTCGCCGGGCGGCACCATCCATGAGATCGGCGACGGGGGCTATCCTGTCGCGCTTCTGCCCGATGTCGACTTTATCTCAAGCAGGGTGGCGCTGGCGGTGGATGAGACTTTGGTGCTGTTCTCTGACGGTGCGACGGAGGCCGAAGACGCGCACAGCGTTGCATTCGGTCAGGAGCGGCTGAGCCAGGTGATCGAAGCCGCGCGCGCCCGCGATGTGACCTCGATCCCGGATGCCATCGTCTCGGCCCTCAGGGCGTGGCGCGGCCAACGCTCGCTTGATGATGATTTAACGGTTCTCGTCTGCCAAAGGAGACTTCCAGAATGA
- a CDS encoding DUF3131 domain-containing protein translates to MRNPQQFKPNPRHTQLSESKPLITLNSKALGPFVAMIATVLFGTAAFGQNTEAELPDASVNPAEALDVLAGHADSETTFYPGEELSPFFGRSGPLSDREHEMAETAWSYFVEYLQPDTGLVNAVGNYPSTTMWDTASYISALVAAYELEIIDKREFDRRAYQLLGTLRNLELFRSIAPNKVYDTTTGAIVNYANEPGEVGYSALDLGRLLIWLQVLKQRYPYLANSVDNIPMRWNFCNMVSEDGRLFGASLNGEGEVRDLQEGRLGYEEYAANGFALWGFDVARASEPEPLLYTPIYGVDVPYDGRDPRVYHAQNYVLTESYLLEGLELGWDLPQYADGAPGVASRGWRAEFAHRIFLVQQRRFEQTGIITARSEHQVEGVPYFVYDAIFANGYAWNTLDPSGTYQPDRAAVSAKAAIGMWALWDTPYTDLLFETVADLSAEVGGFYEGVYENGNGAIPLQTANNNGIILAALLYRAHGPILQHLNSNTQHWDMAYSGSDIRVNRCLPEPMAEEVACCACNELVQPEPTVGMADFQYCRPIQTEHGIAATQCGLEVQSFQLPTPQPVLPQSCRRPGG, encoded by the coding sequence ATGCGCAATCCGCAACAATTCAAGCCCAATCCTCGCCACACCCAATTATCTGAAAGTAAGCCGTTGATTACATTGAATTCAAAAGCACTTGGCCCTTTTGTTGCAATGATTGCCACTGTCTTGTTTGGAACCGCAGCCTTCGGTCAGAACACAGAGGCAGAGCTGCCGGACGCCTCTGTGAACCCTGCCGAGGCACTGGATGTGTTGGCAGGACATGCTGACAGTGAAACCACGTTCTATCCGGGTGAAGAGCTCTCGCCATTCTTTGGTCGGAGCGGTCCGTTGAGCGACCGCGAACACGAGATGGCCGAGACGGCCTGGTCCTATTTCGTGGAGTATTTGCAGCCCGACACTGGCTTGGTCAACGCCGTTGGCAACTATCCGTCGACCACGATGTGGGACACTGCATCCTACATAAGTGCCCTTGTTGCCGCCTATGAACTGGAGATCATCGACAAACGCGAATTCGACCGGCGTGCCTATCAACTCCTCGGCACTCTGCGCAATCTCGAACTGTTCCGCAGCATTGCGCCCAACAAGGTCTATGACACCACGACGGGCGCAATCGTGAATTATGCCAACGAGCCGGGCGAAGTGGGCTATTCGGCGCTTGATCTTGGGCGGCTGCTGATCTGGTTGCAAGTCCTCAAACAGCGCTATCCCTATCTTGCGAACTCTGTCGATAATATCCCGATGCGCTGGAATTTCTGCAATATGGTCTCGGAAGACGGGCGTCTTTTCGGGGCCAGCCTGAATGGCGAGGGCGAAGTGCGCGACCTGCAAGAAGGCCGCCTTGGCTACGAGGAATATGCTGCGAACGGTTTTGCGCTCTGGGGCTTTGACGTGGCCCGCGCATCCGAGCCTGAACCGCTGCTTTATACCCCGATCTATGGCGTGGACGTTCCTTATGATGGGCGCGACCCGCGGGTCTACCATGCCCAAAACTACGTTCTGACAGAAAGCTACCTGCTTGAGGGGCTCGAACTCGGCTGGGACCTGCCGCAATACGCGGATGGCGCGCCTGGGGTTGCAAGCCGGGGCTGGCGCGCAGAATTTGCGCATCGCATCTTCCTTGTCCAACAGCGCCGTTTTGAGCAGACCGGTATCATCACAGCCAGGTCCGAGCATCAGGTCGAGGGGGTGCCCTATTTCGTCTATGATGCGATTTTCGCCAATGGGTATGCATGGAACACACTTGATCCCAGCGGCACCTACCAACCCGACCGCGCCGCTGTTTCAGCCAAGGCAGCGATTGGCATGTGGGCCCTTTGGGATACGCCCTATACCGATCTGCTTTTTGAGACGGTCGCCGACCTCTCGGCGGAGGTGGGAGGGTTCTACGAGGGCGTTTACGAGAACGGCAATGGTGCAATCCCGCTTCAGACCGCGAACAATAACGGGATTATCCTCGCGGCATTATTGTACCGGGCGCATGGACCTATTCTACAACATCTGAACAGCAATACGCAGCACTGGGACATGGCCTATTCCGGCAGCGACATCCGCGTCAACCGATGCCTGCCGGAACCCATGGCCGAAGAAGTGGCATGCTGCGCCTGCAATGAACTGGTTCAGCCGGAACCAACCGTCGGCATGGCCGATTTCCAATATTGCCGCCCGATCCAGACGGAACATGGCATCGCCGCCACGCAATGCGGCCTTGAGGTTCAGAGCTTCCAGCTTCCCACCCCACAACCAGTGCTGCCGCAATCGTGCCGGCGCCCGGGCGGCTAA
- a CDS encoding STAS domain-containing protein gives MIKIDTTDTDISVITPDTERLTAVNATQFKEQVVALVDSGKARLIIDMSGVSFVDSAGLGALVGVLKRIGNRGDIVVCSLADGVRQMFELTRMNRIFAEYPDRMAAVAALKEAL, from the coding sequence ATGATCAAGATTGATACCACTGACACCGACATCTCTGTCATCACCCCCGATACCGAGCGTCTGACAGCGGTCAATGCGACCCAGTTCAAAGAGCAGGTCGTGGCCCTTGTCGATAGCGGCAAGGCGCGATTGATCATCGATATGTCAGGCGTCTCGTTTGTCGATTCCGCCGGGCTTGGTGCGTTGGTCGGTGTGCTCAAGCGCATCGGAAATCGCGGGGATATCGTCGTATGCAGCCTGGCCGACGGTGTACGGCAGATGTTTGAGTTGACACGGATGAACCGTATCTTCGCCGAGTATCCCGATCGCATGGCAGCTGTCGCGGCCCTCAAAGAGGCGTTGTGA
- a CDS encoding Hpt domain-containing protein has product MMLDQARIDETRSLLGEETFAMFLQRLEVEFDEFVAWLDATPTPAADEIALRCHTLASSAGIYGASELRRTLLATEQVAQSDTATKMTELADATRSITDVWAETLRAFRSIK; this is encoded by the coding sequence ATGATGCTGGACCAGGCCAGAATCGACGAGACCCGCAGTCTTCTGGGTGAAGAAACATTTGCCATGTTCCTGCAACGCCTCGAAGTTGAGTTTGACGAGTTTGTCGCGTGGCTTGACGCTACGCCCACCCCGGCTGCAGATGAAATCGCTTTGAGGTGCCACACGCTTGCATCCAGTGCAGGCATCTACGGCGCCAGCGAATTGCGACGGACGCTGCTGGCCACCGAACAAGTGGCCCAGTCGGACACTGCTACCAAGATGACCGAACTGGCGGACGCGACACGCAGTATCACAGATGTCTGGGCAGAGACGCTGCGCGCCTTCAGGAGCATTAAGTAA